One genomic segment of Caldimonas brevitalea includes these proteins:
- a CDS encoding LysR substrate-binding domain-containing protein, with protein sequence MFENLPMTALRTFEASARLQSFKAAAEELAVTPTAVSHQIKSLEHWLGVPLFERLPRKVRLTECGQRLFDSTHAALLDIAQTVGQLRPRPSAGQLTVSTTPSFASLWLIPRLGRFYAAHPDINVRLDPQCQVIDLHRDASIDLVLRYGGGDEPSLHRQRLLQERFSVYGAPALLQRQAGRRPSTLISVSWPGSVLYQQAWAAWGEAAGVDWLEHVRLLDYEDESFALQAAIAGQGLALLSSLLVSESVAVGLLQPCRPDISVPGASYHALCVPGRERHPPVRAFLDWLSTEVAAATTQRQTNGELAHAR encoded by the coding sequence ATGTTCGAAAACCTGCCGATGACCGCATTGCGCACCTTCGAGGCATCGGCCCGCCTGCAGAGCTTCAAGGCGGCCGCCGAAGAACTGGCGGTGACGCCGACGGCGGTGTCGCACCAGATCAAGTCGCTCGAGCACTGGCTGGGCGTGCCGCTGTTCGAGCGACTGCCGCGCAAGGTCCGCTTGACCGAGTGCGGCCAGCGCTTGTTCGACAGCACCCATGCCGCGCTGCTCGACATTGCGCAGACCGTGGGGCAGTTGCGCCCCCGGCCCAGCGCCGGGCAGCTGACGGTGTCCACCACACCGTCATTTGCCTCGCTGTGGCTGATCCCTCGCCTCGGCCGGTTTTATGCGGCCCACCCCGACATCAACGTGCGGCTCGACCCGCAATGCCAGGTCATCGACCTGCACCGTGATGCCAGCATCGACTTGGTGTTGCGCTACGGCGGCGGCGACGAACCCAGCTTGCACCGCCAGCGCCTGCTGCAGGAGCGCTTCAGCGTCTATGGTGCCCCGGCGCTGCTGCAACGCCAGGCGGGCCGGCGGCCGTCGACCTTGATCAGCGTGAGCTGGCCGGGTTCGGTGCTGTACCAGCAGGCGTGGGCCGCATGGGGCGAGGCGGCGGGGGTCGACTGGCTCGAGCATGTGCGCCTGCTCGATTACGAAGACGAGAGCTTCGCCCTGCAGGCCGCCATCGCCGGGCAGGGCCTGGCGCTGCTCAGCTCATTGCTCGTGTCGGAAAGCGTCGCGGTCGGATTGCTGCAGCCGTGCCGCCCCGACATCAGCGTGCCGGGGGCGAGCTACCACGCGCTGTGCGTGCCGGGCCGCGAGCGGCATCCGCCGGTGCGGGCCTTTCTGGACTGGTTGAGCACCGAGGTCGCGGCGGCGACGACGCAGCGGCAGACCAACGGTGAGCTGGCCCACGCGCGGTGA
- a CDS encoding T6SS amidase immunity protein Tai4 family protein: MRLLAATTFTVLLAFSQHTPAQETSKYSQKTLLKNWAMSRCFAQAFPETAVKDDANDTASGYLEYGNQPIEAYNELDILVGKYVARKYAGVAKSDFNTMKCIDLFHSKELDQLASKLAKSGGKSKAP, translated from the coding sequence ATGAGACTGCTCGCCGCTACGACCTTCACCGTGCTGCTTGCTTTCTCCCAGCACACGCCAGCTCAGGAAACCAGCAAGTATTCACAGAAGACGCTTCTGAAGAATTGGGCGATGAGCCGCTGTTTTGCCCAGGCGTTTCCAGAAACGGCGGTGAAGGATGACGCCAACGACACCGCAAGCGGCTACCTCGAGTACGGCAACCAACCGATCGAGGCGTACAACGAACTGGACATCCTCGTTGGCAAATACGTAGCGAGGAAGTACGCCGGTGTCGCCAAGTCCGATTTCAACACGATGAAATGCATTGATCTGTTCCACAGCAAGGAACTGGATCAGCTGGCGAGCAAGTTGGCCAAGAGCGGCGGCAAGTCGAAGGCACCGTAA
- a CDS encoding FMN-dependent NADH-azoreductase, whose amino-acid sequence MNRVLLVHGSPRGGRSHSRRLAEAFVQRYLDTHAGATVCRREVGRATVPALTEAWVAAAFHPTPVARPLHMQADLAVSDELVDELLGHDRLVISTPMYNFGVPSGLKAWVDQVVRPHRTVNAVRQNDAVTYHPLVHGMRALIVTTRGGHGFGPGGDYESANHADRWLRTALGFIGIDDVQVIAAERDEDSPEVFAVEYRMAEAELQALAGTW is encoded by the coding sequence ATGAATCGGGTTCTGCTGGTTCATGGCAGTCCGCGCGGCGGACGTTCGCACTCGCGACGTTTGGCCGAAGCGTTCGTGCAGCGCTATCTCGACACCCATGCGGGTGCCACGGTGTGTCGACGTGAAGTGGGCCGGGCCACGGTGCCGGCCCTCACCGAAGCCTGGGTGGCCGCTGCTTTTCATCCGACGCCGGTGGCCCGCCCCTTGCACATGCAGGCCGACCTGGCGGTGAGCGACGAACTGGTCGACGAACTGCTGGGCCATGACCGGCTGGTGATCTCCACGCCGATGTACAACTTCGGCGTGCCCAGCGGGCTCAAGGCCTGGGTCGACCAGGTGGTGCGACCCCACCGCACTGTCAATGCCGTGAGGCAGAACGACGCGGTGACCTACCACCCCCTCGTGCACGGCATGCGCGCCCTGATCGTGACCACGCGCGGCGGCCACGGTTTCGGGCCGGGCGGCGACTACGAGTCGGCGAACCATGCCGACCGCTGGTTGCGCACGGCGCTCGGCTTCATCGGCATCGACGATGTGCAGGTGATCGCCGCCGAACGCGATGAAGACAGCCCCGAGGTGTTCGCCGTCGAGTACCGCATGGCCGAGGCGGAGCTGCAAGCGCTCGCCGGCACGTGGTAG
- a CDS encoding type VI secretion system amidase effector protein Tae4: MEVNVPVAMVGKKLGGKVQMNVEANIFRNACPIRMSYVLNKTGHPISSNMGYAAVSGSDKRFYLYRVKDMLDYLNRTFGKPDKTAQSPKLQDFAGMKGILLVKGHGWGDASGHVTLWDGTKCSDTCHLMYDPENGVFVPETAYLWVLQ; this comes from the coding sequence ATGGAGGTGAACGTTCCGGTGGCCATGGTCGGCAAGAAGCTTGGCGGGAAGGTCCAAATGAATGTGGAAGCGAACATCTTCCGCAACGCCTGCCCAATCCGGATGAGCTACGTTCTCAACAAGACCGGTCATCCCATCTCCAGCAACATGGGGTACGCGGCCGTAAGCGGATCGGACAAACGCTTCTACCTGTACCGGGTCAAAGACATGCTGGACTACCTGAACCGCACGTTTGGAAAGCCGGACAAGACCGCGCAGTCGCCCAAGTTGCAGGACTTCGCCGGGATGAAGGGCATTCTTCTGGTGAAGGGGCACGGGTGGGGCGACGCGAGCGGGCATGTCACTTTGTGGGATGGAACCAAGTGCTCGGACACTTGCCACTTGATGTACGACCCGGAGAACGGTGTGTTTGTCCCTGAAACCGCTTATCTGTGGGTGCTGCAATGA
- a CDS encoding cellulase family glycosylhydrolase, with protein MSPAAARPGFVYRQGKTLMLDGRPYLFVGVNAFGLTGCRTGAPDSQAIMDAYFSSLRPQSTTRTWAFRSLGEEGVERVVRTAEKYGQKVIFALTDGAGFCGDTDGRSGGEGTLKTDEWYRSGYRGAYFDWIRTVVPKYKDSPAIAMWEIANEPKGLTAAVTDGVMKTFFDETAALIKSLDPNHLVSSGSQAQYVYGTSDFSYVHSGPNIDVASVHEYDYAYQDSRTIVSPHFTAVIGKMQALDKPLYIGETGIGLSQCMSAQARADALKQKYDAYLARGAAGVQYWGWSPTPDNGCSPYSGGADGPGSPVMTMTKAYVIPGQTTPPPGPVDPTQTTYDDSRFSYSGTWAVGTGAGKYQDADRYTMEAGAFYTLSFNGTGVQLYSSVAPHHGIVAVSIDGGAERLVDLYSATRAEQRLVYTSPTLPAGTHTVRVRATGTRNPSATGTVATADKAVVVSGGSTTPTEPVVKTTEHDDSEFAYEGSWSTGTGAGKYRNADRYADTAGAAYSYAFTGTSVEIYSSVAPHHGIVGVSIDGGPERSVDLYKAARAEQALVYVSPTLTQGAHRVRVRVTGRKNAASSGTVGTADKVVVRSRG; from the coding sequence GTGTCGCCTGCCGCCGCCCGCCCCGGCTTCGTCTACCGCCAGGGCAAGACGCTGATGCTCGACGGCCGGCCCTACCTGTTTGTCGGCGTGAACGCCTTCGGCTTGACCGGCTGCCGCACCGGCGCACCCGACAGCCAGGCCATCATGGATGCGTATTTCTCGTCGCTGCGCCCGCAGAGCACCACGCGCACCTGGGCCTTCCGCTCGCTCGGCGAGGAGGGGGTGGAGCGCGTCGTGAGGACGGCCGAAAAGTATGGCCAGAAGGTCATCTTCGCGCTGACCGATGGCGCCGGCTTTTGCGGCGACACCGACGGCCGCAGCGGCGGCGAGGGCACGCTGAAGACCGACGAGTGGTATCGCAGTGGCTACCGCGGCGCCTACTTCGACTGGATCAGGACGGTGGTGCCCAAGTACAAGGACTCGCCAGCGATTGCGATGTGGGAGATCGCCAACGAGCCGAAAGGCTTGACCGCCGCGGTGACCGACGGCGTGATGAAAACCTTCTTCGACGAGACCGCGGCGTTGATCAAGTCGCTCGACCCGAACCACTTGGTGTCGTCCGGCTCGCAGGCCCAGTATGTGTACGGCACCAGCGACTTCAGCTATGTGCACAGCGGGCCCAACATCGACGTGGCGAGCGTGCACGAGTACGACTATGCCTACCAGGACAGCCGCACCATCGTGTCGCCCCATTTCACCGCGGTGATCGGCAAGATGCAGGCGCTCGACAAGCCCTTGTACATCGGCGAGACCGGCATCGGCTTGTCGCAGTGCATGAGCGCGCAGGCGCGTGCGGATGCGCTGAAACAAAAATACGACGCCTATCTGGCGCGTGGTGCGGCCGGGGTGCAGTACTGGGGCTGGTCACCGACGCCGGACAACGGCTGCAGCCCTTACAGCGGCGGCGCCGACGGCCCCGGCTCGCCGGTGATGACGATGACCAAGGCCTATGTCATCCCCGGCCAGACCACTCCGCCGCCCGGCCCGGTGGACCCGACGCAGACCACCTACGACGACAGCCGCTTCAGCTACAGCGGCACGTGGGCGGTGGGCACGGGGGCCGGCAAGTACCAAGACGCCGACCGCTACACGATGGAGGCCGGCGCCTTCTATACGCTGAGCTTCAACGGCACGGGCGTGCAGCTGTACAGCAGCGTGGCGCCGCACCACGGCATCGTGGCGGTGAGCATCGACGGCGGCGCGGAGCGTTTGGTCGACTTGTACAGCGCGACGCGGGCCGAGCAACGGCTGGTCTACACGTCGCCCACCTTGCCGGCGGGCACCCACACCGTGAGGGTGCGTGCCACCGGCACCCGCAACCCCTCGGCCACCGGCACCGTGGCGACGGCCGACAAGGCGGTTGTGGTCTCGGGGGGCTCGACCACGCCGACCGAACCCGTGGTGAAGACCACCGAGCACGACGACAGCGAGTTTGCGTATGAGGGCAGCTGGTCGACCGGCACCGGCGCGGGCAAGTACCGCAACGCCGACCGTTATGCCGACACGGCTGGGGCGGCGTATTCGTATGCCTTCACCGGCACGTCTGTTGAGATCTACAGCAGCGTGGCGCCGCACCATGGCATCGTCGGCGTGAGCATCGACGGCGGGCCTGAGCGGTCGGTGGACCTTTACAAGGCGGCGCGGGCGGAGCAGGCGTTGGTGTATGTGTCGCCGACGTTGACGCAGGGGGCGCACCGGGTGCGGGTGAGGGTGACGGGGCGGAAGAACGCGGCGTCGAGCGGCACGGTGGGGACGGCGGACAAGGTGGTGGTGCGGTCGAGGGGGTGA
- a CDS encoding glycosyl hydrolase — MFATTQRWVPVLSALCAAVLTACGGGGDEGQTADQAASSTEVSVAAVSEAAQAAESYEPSAALEAIESPESDDSADLSAYESREAADQPAVFSSEDPESFGRASAFAVRPELALPEVAATTEMLTAASATVALPESGGRAVKTTVLASSSMETTFAATAPGWKINYWGVGAPSWKLQRETRSQYVFRGGASQLFVVGHDTAKTHLTYPYAFGKGKTYRSTLYVRSHQPAQVTVQMRREAPPWDAFGTKTIQVNSTWQKVEITGTYPADVAGTLRVSTTTPDALLWIDEVKIEQLEHNELAPFSTAPIPDTLFGMHINKLGRHQNYPQLGHHVVRLWNTGTTWRDLEPSRGVWTWTAGHGGKRLDMYVDYVKRNDPKASILYTLGQTPTWASRTPGEKGLYGYGASGVPTNFDDWRNYVRTLARRYAGKIQYWELWNEPDFQPHFNGSIQDMVKLARIAHEELKAADPANKLVSPGVTSGQGMNFLNNFLAAGGGQHVDVIGYHWYFNASPEGLVPLISNVRHLMKAYGVDNKPLWNTEGAPGCDALTTTCSSFVPSQKQIRSTTARALMMMWAKGVSNFNYHIWESSEPLAKLVESDFKTQTEAGNAYAAMVRWMRGARMTDAYVMNKQIYVFKLTRGTDSRYVLWSTVEGQRVQLPGWKVTRAETLQGKVSILPNPRQITLGLEPVMLRM; from the coding sequence ATGTTTGCTACCACCCAACGTTGGGTTCCCGTTCTCTCCGCCTTGTGCGCCGCTGTGTTGACCGCCTGTGGCGGCGGTGGCGACGAAGGCCAAACTGCTGATCAAGCGGCTAGCAGCACCGAAGTGTCGGTGGCCGCGGTCTCCGAGGCCGCGCAAGCGGCCGAGTCGTACGAGCCCTCTGCGGCCCTGGAGGCGATCGAGTCGCCCGAATCGGACGACAGCGCCGACCTGTCGGCCTACGAGTCGCGTGAAGCGGCCGACCAGCCGGCCGTGTTCTCGTCCGAAGACCCCGAATCGTTCGGCCGCGCCTCCGCGTTTGCCGTGCGCCCTGAACTCGCCCTGCCCGAAGTGGCGGCGACCACCGAGATGCTGACCGCGGCCAGCGCCACCGTGGCCTTGCCCGAATCCGGCGGCCGCGCGGTCAAGACCACCGTGCTCGCTTCGTCGTCGATGGAAACCACCTTCGCCGCCACCGCGCCGGGCTGGAAGATCAACTACTGGGGCGTTGGCGCCCCCAGCTGGAAGCTGCAGCGTGAAACCCGCAGCCAATACGTGTTCCGCGGCGGTGCTTCGCAGCTCTTCGTCGTCGGCCACGACACCGCCAAGACCCACCTGACCTACCCCTATGCCTTCGGCAAGGGCAAGACCTATCGCTCGACGCTGTACGTCCGCAGCCACCAGCCGGCCCAAGTGACGGTGCAGATGCGTCGCGAGGCCCCGCCGTGGGACGCCTTCGGCACCAAGACCATCCAGGTCAACTCCACCTGGCAGAAGGTTGAGATCACCGGCACCTACCCGGCCGACGTCGCCGGCACGCTGCGCGTCTCGACGACGACGCCCGACGCGCTGCTGTGGATCGACGAGGTCAAGATCGAACAGCTGGAGCACAACGAGCTGGCCCCGTTCAGCACCGCGCCGATCCCCGACACGCTGTTCGGCATGCACATCAACAAGCTGGGCCGTCACCAGAACTACCCCCAGCTGGGCCACCACGTGGTGCGGCTGTGGAACACCGGCACCACCTGGCGCGACCTGGAACCCAGCCGCGGTGTGTGGACCTGGACGGCCGGCCACGGTGGCAAGCGCCTGGACATGTACGTCGACTACGTCAAGCGCAACGACCCCAAGGCCAGCATCCTGTACACGCTGGGCCAGACCCCGACCTGGGCGTCCCGCACCCCCGGTGAGAAGGGCCTGTACGGCTACGGCGCGTCGGGTGTGCCGACCAACTTCGACGACTGGCGCAACTACGTGCGGACGCTGGCCCGCCGCTACGCCGGCAAGATCCAGTACTGGGAGCTGTGGAACGAGCCTGACTTCCAGCCGCACTTCAACGGCAGCATCCAGGACATGGTCAAGCTGGCCCGCATCGCGCACGAAGAGCTGAAGGCCGCCGACCCCGCCAACAAGCTGGTGTCGCCCGGCGTCACCAGCGGCCAGGGCATGAACTTCCTGAACAACTTCCTCGCGGCCGGCGGCGGCCAGCACGTGGACGTGATCGGCTACCACTGGTACTTCAACGCCTCGCCTGAGGGCCTGGTGCCGCTGATCAGCAACGTGCGCCATCTGATGAAGGCCTACGGCGTGGACAACAAGCCGCTGTGGAACACCGAAGGCGCCCCCGGTTGCGATGCGCTGACGACCACCTGCAGCAGCTTCGTGCCGAGCCAGAAGCAGATCCGTTCGACCACGGCCCGTGCGCTGATGATGATGTGGGCCAAGGGTGTCAGCAACTTCAACTACCACATCTGGGAAAGCAGCGAGCCGCTGGCCAAGCTGGTCGAATCCGACTTCAAGACCCAGACCGAAGCCGGCAATGCCTACGCTGCGATGGTGCGCTGGATGCGCGGTGCCCGCATGACCGACGCCTACGTGATGAACAAGCAGATCTACGTGTTCAAGCTGACCCGCGGCACCGACAGCCGGTACGTGCTGTGGTCGACGGTCGAAGGCCAGCGCGTGCAGCTGCCGGGCTGGAAGGTGACCCGGGCCGAAACGCTGCAAGGCAAGGTGAGCATCCTGCCGAACCCGCGCCAGATCACGCTGGGTCTGGAGCCGGTGATGCTGCGGATGTAA
- a CDS encoding GNAT family N-acetyltransferase, translating to MSLQGLYDVLALRQRVFILEQGPYLDADGLDQHAWHLLGRDEAGRLLAYLRVVDPGLKYAEPSIGRVVTDAAARGLGLGRRLVAEAVAGLDRLWPGHANRISAQTHLQAFYCAFGYQPVGEPYLEDGIPHIEMLRPAVST from the coding sequence ATGAGCTTGCAGGGTCTGTACGACGTGCTGGCGCTCCGGCAGCGCGTGTTCATCCTCGAGCAGGGGCCTTACCTTGATGCCGACGGCCTCGATCAGCATGCCTGGCATTTGCTGGGGCGTGACGAGGCGGGGCGGCTGCTGGCCTATTTGCGGGTGGTCGACCCGGGCCTCAAATACGCCGAGCCGTCGATCGGGCGTGTGGTGACCGACGCTGCGGCGCGCGGCCTGGGCTTGGGGCGGCGCTTGGTGGCCGAGGCAGTCGCAGGGCTAGACCGGTTGTGGCCAGGGCACGCCAACCGCATCAGCGCACAAACGCATTTGCAGGCGTTTTACTGCGCGTTCGGATATCAGCCAGTCGGCGAGCCGTATCTGGAAGACGGCATCCCGCACATCGAGATGCTGCGGCCGGCCGTGTCAACGTAG
- a CDS encoding OmpA family protein, which produces MKIRLPRRFCLVSLAVSLALLGACSNVGPSAPAVTAPRAATAPAPVAAATASTTTPTSVPPLPEVALPADAQQLPDDKLQPVRFEDAVARAGEQLFREAKLRLGGEQRTLVIDPLIDANTGAQTTSTVRMGEQLETLAKSGKPGWQVQPLTRKALATQPLLLIGTVTPINTRRSIDTQPDAFRIWVTLIDLRTKQVIAKRLDRASVDSVNAEPVSYFRDSPTWHKDKTVQGYINSCQVNTRVGDLADPEYLARLPAAAVLNEATLAYGQGDIPTANGLYKEARTLAEPGDLRVLNGLYLTSWKLGQREAAKEAFNSLVASGLESKRLPIKLLFQPGRTSFIEVGDLMQQYEVWLSSLSSTAGAVPACINVVGHTSRTGSARVNEELSRRRAEQVVRLLEQRNRSLGARLSAKGVGSREALVGLGTDDLRDALDRRVEFRVVDCV; this is translated from the coding sequence ATGAAGATCCGCCTGCCCAGACGTTTTTGCCTGGTCTCCCTCGCCGTGTCGCTGGCGCTGCTCGGCGCCTGCAGCAACGTCGGCCCGTCGGCCCCTGCCGTGACGGCGCCGCGCGCGGCCACGGCCCCGGCCCCCGTCGCCGCGGCCACGGCCAGCACCACCACCCCCACCAGCGTGCCACCGCTGCCGGAGGTCGCGTTGCCCGCCGACGCCCAACAACTGCCCGACGACAAGCTGCAGCCGGTCCGCTTCGAAGACGCGGTGGCGCGTGCGGGCGAGCAGCTGTTCCGTGAAGCCAAGCTGCGACTGGGCGGTGAGCAACGCACGCTGGTGATCGACCCGTTGATCGACGCCAACACCGGCGCGCAGACCACCAGCACGGTGCGCATGGGCGAGCAACTCGAGACCCTCGCCAAGTCGGGCAAGCCGGGCTGGCAGGTGCAGCCGCTGACGCGCAAGGCGCTGGCCACGCAGCCGCTGCTGCTGATCGGCACGGTGACGCCGATCAACACGCGCCGCAGCATCGACACGCAGCCCGACGCCTTCCGCATCTGGGTCACGTTGATCGACCTGCGCACCAAGCAGGTCATCGCCAAGCGGCTCGACCGCGCCAGCGTCGACAGCGTGAACGCCGAACCGGTTTCCTACTTCCGCGACAGCCCGACCTGGCACAAGGACAAGACGGTGCAGGGCTACATCAACTCGTGCCAGGTCAACACGCGCGTGGGTGACCTGGCCGACCCGGAGTACCTGGCCCGCCTGCCGGCCGCCGCAGTGCTGAACGAGGCCACGCTGGCCTACGGCCAGGGCGACATCCCGACCGCCAACGGTCTCTACAAGGAAGCCCGCACGCTGGCCGAACCGGGCGACCTGCGGGTGCTCAACGGCCTCTACCTGACCAGCTGGAAGCTGGGCCAGCGTGAAGCCGCCAAGGAGGCCTTCAACAGCCTGGTGGCGTCGGGCCTGGAGTCGAAGCGGCTGCCGATCAAGCTGCTGTTCCAGCCGGGCCGCACCAGCTTCATCGAGGTGGGCGACCTGATGCAGCAATACGAGGTGTGGCTGAGTTCGCTGTCGAGCACGGCCGGCGCGGTGCCGGCCTGCATCAACGTGGTGGGGCACACCAGCCGCACCGGCAGCGCACGTGTCAACGAAGAGCTGTCGCGCCGGCGGGCGGAGCAGGTGGTGCGGCTGCTGGAACAGCGCAACCGCAGCCTCGGAGCCCGGCTGAGCGCCAAGGGCGTGGGCTCGCGCGAGGCGCTGGTGGGCCTGGGCACCGACGATCTGCGCGATGCGCTCGACCGGCGGGTCGAGTTCCGCGTGGTCGATTGCGTGTGA
- a CDS encoding helix-turn-helix domain-containing protein, with protein MIRFKLAELIAQKQFVEGRRITVQEVAAGAGLNRVTLSKMLNHRGHVTGTDVVDKLCAYFQCSVGELMEYVPDEQKGPAAP; from the coding sequence ATGATCCGCTTCAAGCTCGCTGAGCTGATCGCCCAGAAGCAGTTCGTCGAAGGCCGCCGGATCACGGTCCAGGAGGTCGCGGCCGGAGCGGGGCTGAACCGGGTGACGCTGTCGAAGATGCTGAACCACCGTGGGCACGTGACGGGGACGGACGTGGTGGACAAGCTGTGTGCGTACTTTCAGTGCTCGGTGGGGGAGTTGATGGAGTACGTGCCGGATGAGCAGAAGGGCCCCGCCGCACCCTAG